From Marivirga harenae, one genomic window encodes:
- the bioA gene encoding adenosylmethionine--8-amino-7-oxononanoate transaminase, with product MNWLERDSESIWHPFTQLVNGFEHIMVEKAEGMYLHTSDGRKIMDAISSWWVNLHGHSHPKIAEAVAKQAQNLEHVIFAGFTHQPAIELAEKLLSILPENQSKIFYSDNGSTANEVALKIAFQYWYNKGNEERKKVIAFEGAYHGDTFGAMSVGDRGPFSAPFSPFLFEVEFLPMPTQGKDDELIQQFYQLVDSGQVAAFIFEPLVLGSAGMKMYSAELLDKLINIAQEHDVICIADEVFTGFGRTGKYFASDYLGNKPDIFCLSKGLTGGTMALGVTSCTAKIMDPYKSTDIMKTFFHGHSFTANPIACAASIASFDLLTEDYTRNQILKISQWQSDFNAQISKHPKVLNSRVLGTIFALELKTDSDTSYVNEVRHKLYPFFLERDILLRPLGNVIYILPPYIIKKEEIDMVYEAVEEMLDSL from the coding sequence ATGAACTGGTTAGAAAGAGATAGTGAGAGTATCTGGCATCCATTTACACAATTGGTCAATGGATTTGAACATATCATGGTGGAGAAAGCAGAAGGGATGTATCTGCATACTTCAGATGGTAGAAAAATCATGGATGCCATTTCCAGTTGGTGGGTGAATTTACATGGACATAGCCATCCTAAGATTGCCGAAGCTGTTGCAAAACAGGCTCAAAATTTGGAGCATGTTATTTTTGCAGGTTTTACACATCAGCCCGCGATTGAATTAGCAGAGAAATTACTTTCTATTTTACCTGAAAATCAATCTAAAATATTTTATTCTGATAATGGGAGTACCGCAAATGAAGTTGCCTTGAAAATAGCATTTCAGTATTGGTATAACAAAGGAAACGAAGAGCGTAAAAAAGTAATCGCTTTTGAAGGTGCTTACCATGGCGATACTTTTGGTGCAATGTCTGTAGGGGACAGAGGTCCCTTTTCTGCTCCCTTTTCACCTTTCTTGTTTGAAGTGGAATTCCTGCCTATGCCAACTCAGGGTAAGGATGATGAACTAATTCAGCAATTTTATCAATTAGTAGATTCAGGGCAGGTAGCGGCTTTTATTTTTGAACCATTAGTTTTGGGTTCAGCAGGGATGAAAATGTATTCTGCCGAACTACTAGATAAACTTATTAATATTGCTCAAGAGCATGATGTGATTTGCATTGCAGATGAGGTATTTACAGGTTTTGGAAGAACAGGCAAATATTTCGCTTCTGACTATTTGGGAAATAAGCCCGATATATTTTGTCTTTCTAAAGGCTTAACGGGCGGAACCATGGCTTTAGGCGTTACTTCGTGTACAGCTAAAATTATGGATCCTTATAAAAGTACCGATATCATGAAAACCTTTTTTCATGGTCATAGCTTTACAGCGAACCCTATAGCATGTGCAGCGTCCATTGCCAGTTTTGATTTGTTAACTGAAGATTATACTCGAAATCAGATATTGAAAATAAGTCAATGGCAAAGCGATTTTAATGCGCAAATATCGAAGCATCCTAAAGTGCTAAATAGCCGAGTATTAGGAACCATATTTGCTTTAGAGCTGAAAACGGATTCAGATACTTCATATGTGAATGAAGTACGTCATAAACTTTACCCTTTCTTTTTGGAGCGGGATATTTTACTCCGTCCTCTTGGAAATGTAATTTATATTTTGCCTCCTTATATCATCAAAAAAGAGGAGATTGATATGGTTTATGAAGCGGTGGAAGAGATGTTGGATAGTTTGTAG